One genomic window of Sardina pilchardus chromosome 15, fSarPil1.1, whole genome shotgun sequence includes the following:
- the si:dkeyp-51f12.2 gene encoding uncharacterized protein si:dkeyp-51f12.2 → MPSLHHGAIFIGVMLIVTGGSTAFLPSSQSRLQAFSLCCVVLGAVMLILGLFWAMNGKNTPVTYSNEYTHDYSHVLFTPPHGNHFPESQSVYLQRTLERQRRGVYEEDFDYPPMEPTCFSPSGRGRPPHWDLEPPPPYEVAIKTTTSSTHLRRSYSDTFRPTEPLFGRSREISFEV, encoded by the exons ATGCCTTCTCTCCATCATGGGGCCATATTCATAGGAGTGATGCTCATCGTCACCGGCGGCTCCACGGCTTTCCTGCCATCCAGTCAGAGTAGGCTCCAGGCATTCAGCTTATGCTGTGTGGTCCTGGGCGCTGTGATGCTCATATTGGGTCTCTTTTGGGCAATGAACGGAAAGAACACCCCAGTGACTTACAGCAACGAGTACACACACGACTACAGCCACGTTCTCTTTACCCCTCCGCACGGAAACCACTTCCCAGAGTCGCAGTCCGTCTACTTACAGAG GActctggagagacagaggagaggagtttaTGAGGAGGACTTTGATTATCCGCCGATGGAGCCGACCTGTTTCAGCCCCTCAGGCAGGGGGCGCCCCCCTCATTGGGACCTGGAGCCTCCTCCGCCTTATGAAGTGGCCATCAAAACCACAACGAGCTCCACACACCTGAGGAGAAGCTATTCTGACACCTTCCGGCCAACGGAGCCCCTCTTTGGCCGCTCACGAGAGATCAGCTTTGAGGTGTGA